In the genome of Actinomycetes bacterium, the window CGCTGGCCGGCCGAGTGGCCCTGGTCACCGGGGCCGGCTCGCCCGACGGCATCGGTTTCGCGGCCGCGCGGCTGCTGGCGTCGATGGGGGCGCTGGTCGCGGTGGGC includes:
- a CDS encoding short-chain dehydrogenase translates to MSSEATPAAVLPLPEVYSLAGRVALVTGAGSPDGIGFAAARLLASMGALVAVG